A portion of the Solidesulfovibrio sp. genome contains these proteins:
- a CDS encoding nodulation protein NfeD: protein MWHRFLGALSGLLLCLLSPAWSFSQGASPGTNAVSALSIAIEAALTPVAADSLDKALRTARERSAAFVLLRLDTPGGSVDVMRRMVKSIRQSPVPVAVWVGPAGARAASAGVFLVAASPVAAMAPQTTIGSASPVGFGGEDLDKTMDAKIRNDLTSLVRSLAEATGRNADWYQRSVTSAANVTESEAVRERVVDFLAVSPEDYAQQLGKRGLPTPEGLLRFSGSQVRFEAFEAGVRHRLLSWLLDPQIAYVLLLVGVAGLFFELTTPGAILPGVIGGLCLLPALYALSILPTNAAGLLLLVFGGALFLLEIHITSYGLLSLAGLAALFTGSLLLFDTPGADPLSLGLVAPTVIGVSLILACAGWMLAKAQRQRPRTGLEAFPGQVATVRHWQGAEGKVFLRGELWEAAREPAAGETVAFVPGDTVRVVAVQGMRLLVAPTDNPSRPNAAP, encoded by the coding sequence ATGTGGCATCGATTCTTGGGAGCTCTTAGCGGGCTGTTGCTTTGCCTGCTTTCGCCGGCCTGGTCTTTTTCCCAGGGCGCTTCGCCCGGGACGAACGCGGTCTCGGCCCTTTCCATTGCCATCGAGGCCGCCTTGACCCCGGTTGCGGCCGATTCCCTCGATAAGGCCCTGCGCACGGCCCGGGAGCGGTCCGCCGCCTTTGTCCTGCTGCGCCTCGACACGCCCGGCGGCAGCGTGGACGTCATGCGCCGGATGGTGAAATCCATCCGGCAAAGCCCTGTTCCCGTGGCGGTTTGGGTCGGCCCGGCCGGCGCCCGGGCCGCTTCGGCCGGGGTGTTCCTGGTGGCCGCTTCCCCGGTCGCGGCCATGGCCCCGCAAACGACCATCGGATCGGCCTCGCCCGTGGGTTTTGGCGGCGAAGACCTGGACAAGACCATGGACGCCAAAATCCGCAACGACCTGACGAGCCTGGTGCGTTCCCTGGCCGAGGCCACGGGCCGAAACGCCGACTGGTACCAACGTTCGGTGACGTCGGCCGCCAATGTGACCGAATCCGAGGCGGTCAGGGAACGCGTGGTGGACTTTCTGGCCGTAAGCCCCGAGGATTACGCCCAGCAGCTCGGCAAACGGGGCTTGCCCACGCCGGAGGGGCTGTTGCGGTTTTCCGGCTCCCAGGTGCGTTTCGAGGCCTTCGAGGCCGGCGTGCGCCATCGGCTGCTTTCCTGGCTGCTTGATCCGCAAATCGCCTATGTTTTGCTGTTGGTCGGCGTGGCCGGCCTTTTTTTCGAACTGACCACCCCCGGGGCGATCCTGCCCGGCGTCATCGGCGGGCTGTGCCTGCTGCCGGCCCTGTACGCCTTGTCCATCCTGCCGACCAATGCCGCCGGCCTCCTGTTGCTGGTTTTCGGCGGCGCCCTCTTTTTGCTGGAAATCCATATCACGAGCTATGGACTGCTCAGTCTGGCCGGCCTGGCCGCCCTTTTCACCGGGTCGCTGCTTCTTTTCGACACGCCGGGCGCCGACCCCCTGTCCCTTGGTCTCGTTGCCCCCACGGTCATCGGGGTGAGCCTCATTTTGGCCTGTGCCGGCTGGATGTTGGCCAAGGCCCAGCGGCAAAGGCCGCGTACCGGCCTGGAGGCCTTTCCCGGTCAGGTCGCCACGGTGCGCCATTGGCAAGGGGCCGAGGGCAAGGTCTTCCTGCGCGGCGAGCTTTGGGAGGCTGCCCGTGAACCGGCGGCCGGCGAAACCGTTGCGTTCGTTCCCGGCGACACGGTTCGGGTCGTGGCCGTCCAGGGCATGCGGCTGCTGGTGGCACCGACGGATAACCCTTCACGGCCGAACGCGGCCCCCTAA
- a CDS encoding tetratricopeptide repeat protein: MSSVGRILIGLLAAWGLVLLLLCQAACRQDASDADSVGLDTARTAFLHGEYLRAEELYQHYLQTRPIGSYRGEAWQRLADINQYVRDTPEKTATLLETALLEFAGNEPLSREFHLRIARVRQELRDFDGAARHYRQLLRAASQDPDFFCAVSQEFSQARLKAHDPAEALALLRTCLDTVTREPYRARCALSLARLLLRQDKASEAELLLHSLYENQALDASSRAQAGFLLATLLENRRDTAAAKTIYDTILGDYPNPLAIKIKLRHLQ; this comes from the coding sequence GTGTCCTCCGTCGGACGCATCCTGATCGGGCTTTTGGCGGCATGGGGCCTGGTCTTGCTGCTGTTGTGCCAGGCCGCATGCCGTCAAGACGCCAGCGATGCGGATTCCGTCGGGCTCGATACCGCGCGCACGGCGTTCTTGCATGGCGAATATCTGCGCGCCGAGGAATTGTACCAACACTATTTGCAAACGCGGCCCATCGGCTCGTATCGCGGCGAAGCTTGGCAACGCCTGGCCGATATCAATCAATACGTGCGCGACACCCCGGAGAAAACGGCCACGCTGCTGGAAACCGCCCTGCTGGAATTTGCCGGCAACGAGCCGCTTTCCCGGGAATTTCACCTTCGAATCGCCCGCGTGCGCCAGGAGTTGCGTGATTTCGACGGGGCGGCCCGTCATTACCGCCAACTGTTGCGGGCTGCCTCCCAGGATCCGGACTTTTTTTGCGCCGTTTCCCAGGAATTTTCCCAAGCCAGGCTCAAAGCCCATGACCCGGCCGAAGCCCTGGCCCTGCTGCGAACCTGCCTGGACACCGTGACCAGGGAGCCCTACCGGGCGCGCTGCGCGCTTTCGTTGGCCCGACTCCTCCTGCGCCAGGACAAGGCCTCGGAAGCGGAACTCCTTTTGCATTCGCTTTATGAAAACCAGGCGTTGGATGCTTCGTCCCGTGCCCAGGCCGGTTTTCTTCTGGCCACGCTCCTGGAAAACCGCCGGGACACGGCCGCGGCCAAAACCATTTATGATACGATCTTAGGAGATTATCCCAACCCGTTGGCAATAAAAATAAAACTTCGGCACTTGCAATAA
- a CDS encoding slipin family protein produces MLALLPVLAIVAFLLVSSLRVLNEYERGVVFRLGRVIGAKGPGLILLFPVIDRMTKVSLRTFAMDVPNQDVITRDNVSIKVNAVVYFRVVEPIKAILEVEDYMYATSQISQTTLRSVCGGVELDEILAHRDKVNEQVQSILDLHAGPWGIKVANVELKYIDLPQEMQRAMAKQAEAERERRAKIINAEGEFQASRRLAQAAEIIAVRPEALQLRYLQTMREMAAESHAATILPIPLDFIRSFFHVPGRGEAVAQASASAAATPMQTSTHETEPAPADSLQDGDA; encoded by the coding sequence ATGCTGGCTCTGCTTCCCGTTCTCGCCATCGTGGCCTTTCTTCTCGTTTCCTCGCTTCGCGTGCTCAACGAATACGAGCGGGGCGTGGTCTTCCGCCTGGGCCGGGTCATCGGGGCCAAGGGCCCGGGCCTCATTCTCCTTTTTCCGGTCATTGACCGCATGACCAAGGTTTCCCTGCGCACCTTCGCCATGGATGTCCCCAACCAGGACGTCATCACCCGGGACAATGTCAGCATCAAGGTCAACGCGGTCGTGTATTTCCGTGTGGTCGAGCCGATCAAGGCCATTTTGGAAGTCGAGGACTACATGTACGCCACGTCCCAGATTTCCCAGACCACCCTGCGCAGTGTCTGCGGCGGCGTGGAGCTCGACGAAATCCTCGCCCATCGCGACAAGGTCAACGAGCAGGTGCAGAGCATTCTCGACCTCCATGCCGGACCCTGGGGCATCAAGGTCGCCAATGTGGAACTCAAGTACATCGACCTGCCCCAGGAAATGCAGCGGGCCATGGCCAAGCAGGCCGAGGCCGAACGCGAACGCCGGGCCAAGATCATCAATGCCGAGGGCGAATTCCAGGCTTCCCGCCGCCTGGCCCAGGCGGCCGAAATCATCGCCGTGCGCCCCGAGGCCCTGCAACTGCGCTATTTGCAGACCATGCGCGAAATGGCCGCGGAAAGCCACGCGGCCACAATCTTGCCCATTCCACTTGATTTTATCCGCTCTTTTTTTCATGTTCCGGGCCGTGGCGAGGCAGTCGCCCAAGCCTCTGCCTCGGCTGCGGCAACTCCCATGCAGACATCCACCCACGAAACGGAGCCTGCCCCCGCGGACTCGCTCCAAGACGGCGACGCGTGA
- a CDS encoding pilus assembly protein PilZ, protein MVLDIFRKNITSREEEQQRQKNAAILDLALLQRSKIHIQFDQSLTNLSGVTATLLALNTNGLVLELGGISNIKDRFIGQPLTCFFKIVEREDRHREIFYNFQSTILRVRNLPDKPPQIAVSFPASLQGAQRRKSLRMKPDLQQFTHIALWKYDSGGGFDIAKPTFGHGHFKSNQAGIENLSAGGVRISLRKALLKEQNLEPQKGNRFILFATFSETIVKLRREYWLICKINNIQRDPVSGDVVLGLEFIANGVRQPETGKVEWSKIEDNVIDDLAQRIYQWHVNLYRTKGISG, encoded by the coding sequence ATGGTACTGGATATCTTTCGCAAAAATATCACTTCACGCGAGGAAGAGCAGCAACGGCAGAAAAATGCCGCCATTCTCGATTTGGCCTTGTTGCAACGATCCAAGATCCATATCCAATTCGATCAATCCTTGACGAATCTTTCCGGAGTGACCGCCACGCTGCTGGCATTGAACACCAATGGCCTTGTGTTGGAATTGGGCGGCATATCGAATATCAAGGACCGTTTTATCGGGCAGCCTTTGACTTGTTTTTTTAAGATTGTTGAACGAGAAGATCGACATCGTGAAATTTTCTATAATTTTCAATCGACTATTTTACGGGTTCGCAACCTTCCGGACAAACCGCCCCAAATAGCCGTTTCCTTTCCGGCCAGCCTGCAAGGGGCGCAGCGACGCAAAAGCTTGCGCATGAAACCGGATTTGCAGCAATTCACCCATATCGCCCTGTGGAAATACGATTCCGGTGGCGGATTCGACATCGCCAAGCCGACGTTCGGGCATGGGCATTTCAAATCGAATCAGGCCGGCATCGAAAACCTGTCCGCCGGCGGGGTGCGTATTTCCCTTCGCAAGGCACTGCTCAAGGAGCAGAACCTGGAACCGCAGAAAGGCAATCGGTTTATCCTGTTCGCCACCTTTTCCGAAACCATCGTCAAATTACGCCGTGAATATTGGCTTATCTGCAAAATCAACAATATTCAGCGTGACCCGGTCAGCGGCGACGTCGTGCTTGGCCTGGAATTCATCGCCAACGGCGTCCGACAGCCGGAAACCGGAAAAGTCGAATGGTCCAAGATCGAGGACAACGTCATCGATGACCTCGCCCAACGTATCTATCAGTGGCATGTCAACCTGTATCGGACCAAGGGTATTTCCGGCTGA
- the coaBC gene encoding bifunctional phosphopantothenoylcysteine decarboxylase/phosphopantothenate--cysteine ligase CoaBC, with amino-acid sequence MTQAHCEFTGYQGRRVHLGVTGSIAAFKALSLLRRILASGAGVGVTLTQAATRFVTPLSFEALGADPVRSDMFAPEAAQFAHLAPAQAADVLAVAPATANTLARLAHGLADDLLSCQALAFEGPLVVAPAMNPRLWRAAATQANWNTLLSRGVIGVAPDCGEMACGESGQGRLAGEDPIVTAILKALTPQDMAGKQVLVSLGPTREYFDAARFWSNPSTGLMGACLAMAAWLRGASVTVVAGPVQWWFPEAVRVVSVTSAAQMYDACLDVWPRSDIGVMTAAVADFSPLPHPGGGKFKKEAANGQSPLVFSPTRDILLAMGQAKRPGQTLVGFSAETDDLAANAKGKLARKRCDVMVANPIGRRDAGFAAARNEAMIFSADGRQETWGSMAKTEMAWKIWDFTIPS; translated from the coding sequence ATGACGCAGGCGCATTGCGAGTTTACCGGCTATCAGGGCCGCCGGGTGCATCTTGGCGTGACCGGCTCCATCGCCGCTTTCAAAGCCCTTTCGCTGCTGCGGCGCATCCTGGCCAGCGGCGCCGGCGTCGGCGTGACCCTGACCCAGGCCGCCACCCGTTTCGTCACGCCCCTTTCCTTCGAAGCCCTGGGCGCCGATCCGGTCCGATCCGACATGTTCGCCCCCGAGGCGGCCCAGTTCGCCCACCTGGCCCCGGCCCAGGCCGCCGACGTCCTGGCCGTGGCCCCGGCCACGGCCAACACCCTGGCCCGGTTGGCCCACGGGCTGGCCGACGACCTGCTTTCCTGCCAGGCCCTGGCCTTCGAGGGACCGCTGGTCGTGGCGCCGGCCATGAATCCTCGGCTCTGGCGGGCCGCCGCCACCCAGGCCAACTGGAACACCCTGCTGTCGCGCGGCGTCATCGGCGTCGCCCCCGATTGCGGGGAAATGGCCTGCGGCGAGTCCGGCCAGGGCCGGCTGGCCGGCGAGGACCCCATCGTCACGGCCATCCTCAAGGCCCTGACCCCGCAGGACATGGCCGGAAAACAGGTCCTCGTCAGTTTGGGCCCCACCCGCGAATATTTCGATGCCGCGCGGTTTTGGTCCAATCCCTCCACCGGGCTCATGGGCGCCTGCCTGGCCATGGCCGCCTGGCTCCGCGGCGCTTCGGTCACCGTGGTCGCCGGCCCGGTCCAGTGGTGGTTCCCCGAGGCCGTCCGCGTTGTTTCCGTGACCAGCGCCGCCCAGATGTACGATGCCTGCCTCGATGTCTGGCCCCGCAGCGATATCGGCGTCATGACCGCCGCCGTGGCGGATTTCAGCCCCCTCCCCCATCCCGGGGGCGGCAAATTCAAGAAGGAGGCGGCAAACGGCCAATCGCCCCTGGTCTTTTCACCCACGCGTGATATTTTACTGGCCATGGGGCAGGCCAAACGCCCGGGCCAGACCCTGGTCGGGTTCAGCGCGGAAACCGACGACCTCGCGGCCAATGCCAAGGGCAAACTGGCCCGCAAGCGCTGTGACGTGATGGTGGCCAATCCCATCGGCCGCCGCGACGCCGGATTCGCCGCCGCGCGCAACGAGGCCATGATCTTTTCCGCGGACGGCCGCCAGGAAACCTGGGGGTCCATGGCAAAAACGGAAATGGCCTGGAAAATATGGGACTTCACGATTCCATCCTAG
- the gyrA gene encoding DNA gyrase subunit A, producing the protein MEQTVSNVINIEEELKKSYLEYSLSVIIGRAIPDVRDGLKPVHRRILFAMHELSNSYNRPYKKSARVVGDVIGKYHPHGDQSVYDALVRMAQDFSMRDPIVDGQGNFGSIDGDAAAAMRYTEVRMSRLAGEFLADIEKETVDYRPNYDNSLNEPQVLPTKVPNLLLNGSSGIAVGMATNIPPHNLGELCDGLLHQLDNPHCDVRELTGLVKGPDFPTGAAIYGGKGLIEAYTTGRGSIKIRGKVEIEERKKDLQAIVIREIPYALNKSSLVEKIAALINDHRIEGVSDLRDESDRRGIRIVLDLKKGIIPDIVINALYKYTPLETSFGINMLVVADNRPALLNLKQVLEHFLSHRREVILRRTAFDLRKSEERAHILEGLRIALDNIDEVVSIIRASKNVVEARERLMERFALSERQAQAILDMRLQRLTNLERQKLIDEYNELIKLIEYLRSILENEEVLRGVIRDEIQDLKNRFATPRKTEILEDLEGINILDLIPDEDVVITLSRRGYIKRTKIDNYQQQKRGGKGIAGVSTSGDDFVQSFCATTNHQQLLLFTNLGRMFMLPVHQIPEGQRTAKGAHIANLLPMDKEEFVATALAIREFSFERYFLFVTKRGMVKRSCTDLYKNCRSTGIIAVTLKEGDELLTVKEIDDNAEVLLATQQGLSNRFRIADIRPTGRAAAGVKGVALKGADRVAAGVIMTGKGRDEVLTISANGYGKRTSIEHYPLRSRGGFGVINMRVTPKTGQVIGAVMVTADDELLLLTSANKIIRLSVSGISSVGRATQGVMLVRLEEEATVTGFDLVDPNDLNQCPPSDAS; encoded by the coding sequence ATGGAGCAAACCGTGAGCAATGTGATCAACATCGAGGAAGAGCTCAAGAAGTCCTATCTGGAATACTCCTTGAGCGTCATCATTGGCCGGGCCATCCCGGACGTGCGCGACGGGCTCAAACCCGTGCACCGGCGCATTCTCTTCGCCATGCACGAGTTGTCCAACTCGTACAACCGGCCGTACAAGAAATCCGCCCGCGTCGTCGGTGACGTCATCGGTAAATACCATCCCCACGGCGACCAGTCCGTGTACGACGCCCTGGTGCGCATGGCCCAGGATTTCTCCATGCGCGACCCCATCGTGGACGGCCAGGGCAACTTCGGCTCCATCGACGGCGACGCCGCGGCGGCCATGCGTTACACCGAGGTGCGCATGTCCCGCCTGGCCGGCGAGTTCCTGGCCGACATCGAAAAGGAGACCGTCGATTACCGGCCCAACTACGACAACTCCTTAAACGAGCCGCAGGTCCTGCCGACCAAGGTGCCCAACCTGCTTTTAAACGGCTCCTCGGGCATCGCCGTGGGCATGGCCACCAACATTCCGCCCCACAACCTGGGCGAACTGTGCGACGGCCTGCTCCATCAGCTCGACAACCCGCACTGCGACGTCAGGGAGCTCACCGGCCTGGTCAAGGGACCGGATTTTCCCACCGGCGCCGCCATCTACGGCGGCAAGGGCCTCATCGAGGCCTACACCACCGGCCGGGGCAGCATCAAAATCCGGGGCAAGGTCGAGATCGAGGAGCGCAAGAAGGACCTGCAGGCCATCGTCATCCGCGAGATTCCCTATGCGCTCAACAAGTCCTCGCTGGTGGAGAAGATCGCGGCGCTGATCAACGACCACCGCATCGAGGGTGTCTCCGACCTGCGCGACGAATCCGACCGCCGGGGCATCCGCATCGTGCTTGACCTGAAAAAGGGCATCATCCCGGACATCGTCATCAATGCCCTGTACAAGTACACGCCCTTGGAGACGTCGTTTGGCATCAACATGCTGGTCGTGGCCGACAACCGGCCGGCCCTGCTCAACCTCAAGCAGGTGCTCGAACACTTCCTGTCCCACCGCCGGGAAGTCATCCTGCGCCGCACGGCCTTCGACCTGCGCAAGTCCGAGGAGCGCGCCCACATCCTCGAAGGCCTGCGCATCGCCCTGGACAACATCGACGAGGTCGTCTCCATCATCCGCGCCTCGAAAAACGTGGTGGAAGCCCGGGAACGGTTGATGGAGCGCTTCGCGCTGTCCGAGCGCCAGGCGCAAGCCATCCTGGACATGCGCCTGCAGCGCCTGACCAACCTGGAGCGGCAAAAGCTCATCGACGAGTACAACGAGCTGATCAAGCTCATCGAATACCTGCGCTCGATCCTGGAAAACGAGGAAGTCCTTCGCGGCGTCATCCGCGACGAGATACAGGACCTCAAGAACCGCTTCGCCACGCCGCGCAAGACCGAGATCCTGGAGGACCTGGAAGGCATCAACATCCTCGACCTCATCCCCGACGAGGACGTGGTCATCACCCTTTCCCGCCGGGGCTACATCAAGCGCACCAAGATCGACAACTACCAGCAGCAAAAACGCGGCGGCAAGGGCATAGCCGGCGTGTCCACCTCGGGCGACGACTTCGTCCAGTCGTTTTGCGCCACCACCAACCACCAGCAGCTGCTTTTATTCACCAACCTCGGCCGCATGTTCATGCTGCCCGTGCACCAGATTCCCGAGGGGCAGCGCACGGCCAAGGGGGCGCACATCGCCAACCTGCTGCCCATGGACAAGGAGGAATTCGTGGCCACGGCCCTGGCCATCCGCGAATTCTCCTTCGAGCGCTATTTCCTGTTCGTGACCAAGCGCGGCATGGTCAAGCGCTCCTGCACCGACCTCTACAAGAACTGCCGCAGCACCGGCATCATCGCCGTGACCCTCAAGGAAGGCGACGAGTTGCTGACGGTCAAGGAGATCGACGACAACGCCGAAGTCCTGCTGGCCACGCAGCAGGGCCTGTCCAACCGCTTCCGCATCGCCGACATACGGCCCACGGGCCGGGCGGCGGCCGGCGTCAAGGGCGTCGCCCTCAAAGGGGCCGACCGGGTGGCGGCCGGGGTCATCATGACCGGCAAGGGACGCGACGAGGTGCTCACCATCTCGGCCAACGGCTACGGCAAGCGCACCTCCATCGAGCATTATCCCCTGCGCAGCCGGGGCGGTTTCGGCGTCATCAACATGCGCGTGACCCCGAAAACCGGGCAGGTCATCGGCGCGGTCATGGTCACGGCCGACGACGAGCTGCTGCTTTTGACTTCGGCCAACAAGATCATCCGGTTGTCCGTGTCCGGCATCAGTTCCGTCGGCCGGGCCACCCAGGGCGTGATGCTCGTGCGCCTGGAAGAGGAAGCCACCGTAACCGGGTTCGACCTGGTCGACCCCAATGACCTCAACCAGTGTCCTCCGTCGGACGCATCCTGA